Proteins co-encoded in one Muntiacus reevesi chromosome 13, mMunRee1.1, whole genome shotgun sequence genomic window:
- the MFSD8 gene encoding major facilitator superfamily domain-containing protein 8 isoform X2 → MFLSSVGFSIVIMSIWPYLQKIDQTADASFLGWVIASFSLGQMVASPIFGLWSNYRPRKEPLIVSIFISVAANCLYAYVHVPASHNKYYMLAARGLVGFGAGNVAVIRSYIAGATSLQERTSSMANTSACQALGFILGPVFQTCFALIGEKGVTWDVIKLQINMYTAPVLLGAFLGILNIILILTILREHRVDDSGRQCKNINFEEANTDEVQVPQGNIDQVAVVATNVLFFVILFIFALFETIVTPLTMDMYAWTREQAVLYDGIILAALGVEAVVIFMGIKLLSKKIGERALLLGGLIIIWVGFFVLLPWGNQFPKIQWEDLHNNSIPNTTFGEVIITLWKSPREDHSEEPTGCPVEQAWCLYTPVIHLAQFLLSAVLVGIGYPSCNVMSYTLYSKILGPNPQGVYMGWLTASGSAARILGPVFISQVYTAWGPRWAFSLVCGMVVLTITLLGAVYRRLVAFSVRHGRIQE, encoded by the exons ATTGATCAGACTGCTGATGCAAGTTTTTTGGGCTGGGTTATCGCTTCATTTAGCCTTGGCCAAATGGTAGCTTCACCTATATTTGGTTTGTGGTCTAATTACAGACCAAGAAAAGAACctcttattgtttccattttcatttcggTGGCAGCCAACTGCCTCTATGCATATGTCCATGTTCCAGCTTCTCATAATAAATACTACATGTTGGCTGCTCGTGGATTGGTAGGATTTGGAGCAG GAAATGTAGCTGTTATTAGGTCATATATTGCTGGTGCTACCTCTCTTCAGGAAAGAACAAGTTCCATGGCAAACACAAGTGCATGTCAAGCATTAGGCTTTATTCTAGGTCCAG ttTTTCAGACTTGTTTTGCACTCATTGGAGAAAAGGGCGTGACGTGGGATGTCATTAAGCTGCAGATAAACATGTACACAGCACCAGTTTTACTGGGCGCCTTCCTgggaattttaaatattattctgaTCCTTACTATTTTAAG agaacATCGTGTGGATGACTCAGGACGACAgtgtaaaaatattaattttgaagaAG CAAATACAGATGAAGTTCAAGTCCCCCAAGGAAATATTGATCAAGTTGCTGTTGTGGCCACCAATGTTCTGTTTTTTGTGATTCTGTTTATCTTTGCCCTTTTTGAAAC caTTGTGACTCCGTTAACAATGGATATGTATGCCTGGACCAGAGAACAAGCTGTATTATATGATGGAATAATACTTGCTGCTCTTGGAGTTGAGGCAGTTGTTATTTTCATGGGGATAAAATTACTTTCCAAAAA GATTGGCGAGCGTGCTCTTCTACTGGGAGGACTCATCATTATATGGGTTGGCTTCTTTGTCTTGTTACCTTGGGGAAATCAGTTTCCCAAAATACAGTGGGAAG atTTACATAATAACTCAATCCCTAATACCACATTTGGAGAAGTAATTATTACTCTTTGGAAGTCTCCAAGAGAAGATCACAGTGAAGAACCAACTGGTTGCCCCGTTGAACAAGCATGGTGTCTGTATACCCCCGTGATCCATCTGGCCCAGTTCCTCCTATCAGCTGTGCTAGTTGGCATAGGCTATCCATCCTGCAATGTTATGTCCTATACATTATATTCGAAAATTCTGGGACCAAACCCTCAG GGTGTGTACATGGGCTGGTTAACAGCGTCTGGAAGTGCGGCACGGATCCTTGGACCTGTGTTCATCAGCCAAGTGTACACTGCCTGGGGTCCACGGTGGGCTTTCAGCCTAGTGTGTGGGATGGTGGTGCTTACCATCACACTCCTGGGTGCGGTTTACAGAAGACTCGTTGCTTTTTCTGTAAGGCATGGAAGGATTCAAGAGTAA